The sequence CACCGGCCACCATGGAACGGTCAATGGGGCAATGGCCAGCGGCACCCGGGCGGCGAACGAGATCCTGGACGTGAGCGGGAGATCGCCGGAATCGCCGTGATCGCCGAGATTGCCATAATCGGCCGCCGCAGTTAGCATCACCAACCCGGGGGTCTCGATGAAATCCCTGTTCTTACCTGTCTTTGCGTTCTTCCTGACCATCGCCGCCGGGGCGGCGCTGTTCCTCCCGCTGCAAGCCAGCTCCGCGGACCCGCGGTTGCGTGGCGCCTACCGCTTCGAGCAGAACGGCTGGATCTACGTCCACCTGCAGGGCACGCCGGAGCAGCTCGGCTACCAGCACGGCTACCTGCTGGCGCCGGAGATCGCCGACGCCATGGAGGTCTACAAGCTGCGGGCTACGCACGACACCGGGCGCGACTGGGCGTTCTTCAAGCAGAATGCGCACGACATGCTATGGCCGCGCATCGACCCCGAATACCAGCAGGAGCTGCAAGGGATCGTCAGCGGGCTGCAGGCGCGCGGCGTGAAGCTCGACCTGGACGAGGTGGTGGCGCTCAACGCCATGGAAGAGGTCCCCGATTACTACGTCCCCTGGCTCAACTCGCAGCAGAAGTCGGAGAACGCGCCTCGGCTGGCGGCGCCAGGGAATTGCAGCGCCCTCATCGCCACCGGGAGCTACACCCGCGACGGCAGGATCGTGATCGCCCACAGCAACTGGACCAGCTACCTGCAAGGCCAGCGCTGGACGGTGATCTTCGACATCGTGCCCCAGAAGGGCGAGCGCATCCTCATGGACGGCTACCCCGGCATCATCACCAGCGACGATGATTTCGGCGTGAACGGCGCGGGCATCGTGGTGACCGAGACCACGATCACGCAGTTCCATGGCTTCGATCCCAAAGGCACGCCGGAGTTCGCGCGCTCGCGCAAGGCGATGCAATATGCGAAGTCCATCGACGACTGGATCGCCATCATGCGCGACGGTAACAACGGCGGCTACGCCAACGACTGGCTGGTGGGCGACAACAAGACCGGGGAGATCGCCCAGGTCGAATTGGGGCTGAAGCACACGCCGGTGTGGCGCACCAGGGACGGCTATTTCCATGGTTCGAACTGGGCCCGGGACCCGAAGGTCATCGCCGAGGAGACCAGCTTCGACGCCAAGGACCCGGCCAGTTCACCCAATGCCCGCAAGACGCGCTGGGAGCAGCTCATCGAGCAGGCGAAAGGGAAGATCGACG comes from Terriglobales bacterium and encodes:
- a CDS encoding C45 family peptidase; this translates as MKSLFLPVFAFFLTIAAGAALFLPLQASSADPRLRGAYRFEQNGWIYVHLQGTPEQLGYQHGYLLAPEIADAMEVYKLRATHDTGRDWAFFKQNAHDMLWPRIDPEYQQELQGIVSGLQARGVKLDLDEVVALNAMEEVPDYYVPWLNSQQKSENAPRLAAPGNCSALIATGSYTRDGRIVIAHSNWTSYLQGQRWTVIFDIVPQKGERILMDGYPGIITSDDDFGVNGAGIVVTETTITQFHGFDPKGTPEFARSRKAMQYAKSIDDWIAIMRDGNNGGYANDWLVGDNKTGEIAQVELGLKHTPVWRTRDGYFHGSNWARDPKVIAEETSFDAKDPASSPNARKTRWEQLIEQAKGKIDVAFAQQALADHYDVIEKKQQANERTLCGHADASSRGIPEWIWGPNYPGGAVQGKAMDSAMASSLSFYARAGHPCGADFHAKEFLARYPAYSWQAPRLQDMKAGPWTLFKAGQQR